The following DNA comes from Methanomassiliicoccales archaeon LGM-DZ1.
AAGGCCGCCGGCCTGAAGTCCGGGGTCTACCTGGTCCCCGGCCACGCGATAGCTGCTGTCGCCCTGGAAGATTACGATGCCGCGGCGATAGAGATCGACAGCAACTACTCCGGCTACGGGGTCATGAGCAAGGACGCGGACGGCACCGTTTACTACGGGTGCGAGACCACCGCTGAGCTCTACCTTCCGGTCGGCCGCATAACCCAGAGCGCCACTGTCAGCGGGACCGTCTACAACTTCTGCGACACAAGCGCCAGCTGGTGCGAGCTGGACATAATAAACTGATGGCCGGCGGGGAATATCCCCCGCTCAGGCCTCCCGATGGGGACCGATGGTGCTGTCGGCCCGCATCGCATCCTCAGGACCGCTCCTCTTCCAGAAGCCAATCCAAGAGGTTCGAATGGTGCAGCCCGTCCGGAAGGTCGGTGACGAACGAGTCCATGGACAGCACCGTCTTCGGATAGCTGTCCCTGATCAGGCGGAAGGGAGCGACTTCGTGTTCATACGTATCGTCCGTCATAATGGACATCGTCACCTGGATGTACTGGACCTCGCGGTTCCTGCGTGCAGTGAAATCCACTTCCCTGTCTCCATATTTGCCGACGGCCACTTCGTAACCCCTTCTCAGAAGTTCCAGATATACGATGTTCTCGATCTGCCTGCTTATGTCTTCCCTTGATGAGATTCCAAGGACTGCGTTCCTCATGCCGGTATCGGAGACATAGTATTTCTCCAAAGTATCGAGGAGTCTTTTCCCGCGTATATCGTAACGTTCCGCTTTGTAGATCAGAAAGGCCTTCTGCAATTATTTAGGTATTATTTGGCTATTGATACCTAAATTAAATAAATACAATGTCTTTTTTTCAGTATTTATCATTAAATATTACCTAGATAATTGATCGATGATGCACAGATTCGACTATTCGGAAATACTCGGCGACATACCGCAGGATATAACGAAGATGCTGGCCGAGATTGCCGGGATACGCTCGCTGGAGTGCATACGCCGCGCGAAATACCCGAAGGACTATGCCAAGATGGAAGGCATCGCCAAACTGGCCTCGGTCAAGTACTCCAACGAGATCGAGGGCATAGTAACGTCCGATGAACGTATCAGAGAGATAGTCGTACGCGGAGGGACCC
Coding sequences within:
- a CDS encoding DUF4143 domain-containing protein → MQKAFLIYKAERYDIRGKRLLDTLEKYYVSDTGMRNAVLGISSREDISRQIENIVYLELLRRGYEVAVGKYGDREVDFTARRNREVQYIQVTMSIMTDDTYEHEVAPFRLIRDSYPKTVLSMDSFVTDLPDGLHHSNLLDWLLEEERS